The genomic window GGAGTGGAGGACAAGGTGCTCAAGGACGAGATCTATCTGCGCATCATGCGGGTCATGCTGGCGCGCATCGAGTTGCGCAAAGGAAGAGCGTTCGCATGAAGAAGGTGAGCCGCCTCGGATTGTTCGAGGGTTTCGGCATCGAGCTGGAATACATGCTGGTCGACGCCAAAAGCCTGGCCGTGCTGCCGGTTGCGGACCAGCTGCTGCGGGCGGTCGCCGGGGAGACGGTCGGCGAGGTGGAGATGGGGGAGCTCTGCTGGTCCAACGAACTGGTGCTGCACGTCATCGAACTCAAGACCAACGGTCCTTCTGCCTCCCTCTCCGGCCTGGTGCCGGTCTTCCACGCGCATCTGCAGCGCATCAACGCCCTGCTCGAACCCTTCGGGGGGAGACTGATGCCGGGCGCCATGCACCCGTGGATGGACCCGGTTCGCGAAACCTGCCTCTGGCCGCACGACAACAGCCCCATCTATGAAACCTACAATCGCATCTTCGGCTGCCGGGGACACGGCTGGGCCAATCTGCAGAGCGTCCACCTCAACCTCTCCTTCTCCGGCGACGAGCAGTTCGCCCGGCTGCACGCCGCCGTCCGTCTGCTGCTGCCCGTCTTGCCGGCGCTTGCCGCCAGCTCGCCGGTGATGGACGGGAAGGTGACGGGGTTGCTGGACAATCGCCTGGAGGTCTATCGGTTCAATCAGGACCGCATCCCCTCGGTCACCGGCCGGGTCATCCCGGAGCCGGTCTTCACCCGAGCCAACTATGAAGCGCAGATTCTGCGGATCCTCTACCGGGACATCGCACCGCACGACCCCGAAGGCATCCTGCAGGAAGAGTGGCTCAATTCCCGGGGAGCTATCGCCCGTTTCGAGCGCGACACCATCGAGATCCGCCTCCTCGACGTCCAGGAGTGTCCGGCCGCCGACCTGGCGGTCGCCGCCCTCATCGTCGCCGTGCTCAAGGCGCTCACCGAGGAGAGATGGGGCACCCTGGCCGAACAGCAGGGATGGGAGATCGCGCCGTTGGAGGCGATTCTGCTCGTCGCCATTCGCGACGGGGACGAGGCAATCATCGACGACCAGCGCTACCTGGCCGCTTTCGGCTTCCCCGGCAAGCGGGCCACCGCCGGTGAACTCTGGCGTTCCCTGGCGTCGCGCCTGCTATCGCCGGAAGAAGAAATCAGAGGTCCACTGACGACCATCCTGCAGCAGGGACCGCTGGCCCGACGGCTGCTGCACGCTCTTGGCCGGGCGCCATCGCCAGAGCGCCTCAGGGAAGTCTAT from Desulfuromonadales bacterium includes these protein-coding regions:
- a CDS encoding glutamate-cysteine ligase family protein; the protein is MKKVSRLGLFEGFGIELEYMLVDAKSLAVLPVADQLLRAVAGETVGEVEMGELCWSNELVLHVIELKTNGPSASLSGLVPVFHAHLQRINALLEPFGGRLMPGAMHPWMDPVRETCLWPHDNSPIYETYNRIFGCRGHGWANLQSVHLNLSFSGDEQFARLHAAVRLLLPVLPALAASSPVMDGKVTGLLDNRLEVYRFNQDRIPSVTGRVIPEPVFTRANYEAQILRILYRDIAPHDPEGILQEEWLNSRGAIARFERDTIEIRLLDVQECPAADLAVAALIVAVLKALTEERWGTLAEQQGWEIAPLEAILLVAIRDGDEAIIDDQRYLAAFGFPGKRATAGELWRSLASRLLSPEEEIRGPLTTILQQGPLARRLLHALGRAPSPERLREVYRELCHCLAEGRLFGG